One window of Streptomyces sp. NBC_00273 genomic DNA carries:
- a CDS encoding molybdopterin-dependent oxidoreductase, producing MTYRVNGRSFGEEPAPGQCLRTFLRSLGHYGVKKGCDAGDCGACTVWLDGSPVHSCITPAFRADGREVTTIEGLGSPGNLHPVQRQFRDAPGFQCGFCTAGMIMTSATFTESQKADLPRALKGNLCRCTGYRGIEDAVRGVVGVESAAPGKAVGTSVGAPAANDVVTGRAEFTMDTHMEGMLHLKVLHSPHAHARILSIDKSAALAVPGVRRVYTWEDVPRRRFTTAIHTDHLVDPDDTLILDRTLRFVGQRVVAVVADTPGAAEEGCRSVVVEYEPLPAVFDPEEAMAEGAPQIHGADDPFVRDPVHNVLLEIHSHVGDVDAGFAEADVIHEGTYSSPRVQHAHLETHGSIAWMEDGRLNVRTSSQSPSIARVKLAHLFALRPDQLRVFCKRVGGGFGGKQEVISEDLAALAALDTGRPVCFEYTREEEFTTASPRHPMTLTVKLGAKADGTLTAFQVRNVSNTGAYGNHGGETLFAGGAAVMIYRCPNKKYDAYSVYTNTVPSGALRGYGMTQPAFAVESAMHELALALHMDPLELRRRNIVRPGDPLVALHEGPDDVMFSEDGLAQCIDLVDRALARTAGDPHLGPDWLIGAGAAASLHETAPPTEHISEAWVTLGDDLVYELAVGTVEFGEGTSTAHVQIAANQLGTTPSRIRLVQSDTDRTGFDTGAFASAGLFVAGNAVLRASNAVRDRILEFAAAHTGIHPVMCSMDDDGVVCGEHRVSLAELVALARARGIRFTAARKAYGSPRSAVSNAHGFRIAVHRVTGEIRVLHSVQAADAGVVINPAQVRGQVEGAVAQGIGFVLTENHRLDANGAVVNPNLRNYRIPTFADVPRTEVLLVGSADSVGPMRAKGMAECSINPVAPALANALQDATGIRYRSLPLTPERIYDRIGEKRSHSKA from the coding sequence ATGACGTACCGCGTGAACGGCAGGAGCTTCGGCGAGGAGCCGGCGCCCGGACAGTGCCTGCGCACCTTCCTCCGCTCGCTCGGCCACTACGGCGTCAAGAAGGGCTGTGACGCGGGAGACTGCGGTGCCTGCACGGTATGGCTGGACGGCAGCCCCGTGCACAGCTGCATCACCCCCGCCTTCCGCGCCGACGGCCGCGAGGTGACCACCATCGAGGGGCTGGGCTCACCCGGCAACCTGCATCCGGTGCAGCGGCAGTTCCGCGACGCCCCGGGATTCCAGTGCGGCTTCTGCACCGCCGGAATGATCATGACCTCGGCTACCTTCACCGAGTCCCAGAAGGCCGATCTACCAAGGGCGTTGAAGGGCAACCTCTGCCGCTGCACCGGCTACCGGGGGATCGAGGACGCCGTGCGGGGCGTCGTCGGCGTGGAGAGCGCGGCGCCGGGAAAGGCCGTCGGAACGAGCGTCGGAGCCCCTGCGGCCAACGACGTGGTGACGGGCCGCGCCGAGTTCACGATGGACACCCACATGGAGGGCATGCTGCACCTCAAGGTGCTGCACTCCCCGCACGCCCACGCCCGGATCCTGTCGATCGACAAGAGCGCAGCCCTCGCGGTTCCCGGCGTACGGCGGGTCTACACCTGGGAGGACGTGCCCCGCAGACGCTTCACCACGGCGATCCACACCGACCACCTGGTCGACCCGGACGACACCCTCATCCTCGACCGGACGCTCCGCTTCGTCGGCCAGCGCGTCGTCGCGGTCGTCGCCGACACGCCCGGCGCCGCGGAGGAGGGTTGCCGCAGCGTCGTCGTCGAGTACGAGCCGCTGCCCGCGGTGTTCGACCCCGAGGAGGCCATGGCCGAGGGAGCCCCGCAGATCCACGGGGCGGACGACCCCTTCGTCCGCGACCCCGTCCACAACGTCCTGCTCGAGATCCATTCGCACGTCGGAGACGTGGACGCGGGCTTCGCCGAGGCCGACGTGATCCACGAAGGCACCTACTCGTCCCCGCGCGTGCAGCACGCGCACCTGGAGACCCACGGCTCGATCGCCTGGATGGAGGACGGACGCCTCAACGTCCGCACCAGCTCGCAGTCGCCCTCCATCGCCAGGGTCAAACTCGCCCACCTGTTCGCACTGCGCCCGGACCAGCTCCGCGTGTTCTGCAAGCGCGTCGGCGGCGGGTTCGGCGGCAAACAGGAGGTCATCTCGGAGGACCTGGCCGCGCTCGCCGCGCTGGACACCGGGCGGCCCGTGTGCTTCGAGTACACCCGGGAGGAGGAGTTCACCACGGCCTCGCCGCGGCATCCGATGACGCTGACGGTCAAGCTGGGCGCGAAGGCGGACGGCACGCTCACCGCCTTCCAGGTCCGCAACGTGTCGAACACGGGCGCCTACGGGAACCACGGCGGCGAAACCCTGTTCGCGGGCGGCGCGGCCGTCATGATCTACCGCTGCCCCAACAAGAAGTACGACGCCTACTCCGTCTACACCAACACCGTGCCGAGCGGCGCGCTGCGCGGGTACGGGATGACCCAGCCGGCCTTCGCCGTGGAATCGGCGATGCACGAACTGGCCCTCGCCCTCCACATGGACCCGCTCGAACTGCGCCGCCGCAACATCGTGCGGCCGGGCGACCCGCTCGTCGCCCTGCACGAGGGCCCCGACGACGTGATGTTCAGCGAGGACGGCCTCGCGCAGTGCATCGACCTGGTGGACCGGGCCCTGGCCCGGACGGCCGGGGACCCGCACCTCGGCCCGGACTGGCTCATCGGGGCGGGCGCCGCGGCCTCCCTGCACGAGACCGCACCCCCGACCGAACACATCTCGGAGGCCTGGGTGACGCTCGGCGACGACCTCGTCTACGAGCTCGCCGTCGGCACGGTCGAATTCGGCGAGGGCACCTCGACCGCCCACGTCCAGATCGCCGCCAACCAATTGGGCACCACACCGTCGCGGATCCGCCTCGTCCAGTCCGACACCGACCGCACGGGATTCGACACCGGAGCCTTCGCGAGCGCGGGCCTCTTCGTGGCGGGCAACGCGGTGCTGCGGGCGAGCAACGCCGTGCGCGACCGCATCCTGGAGTTCGCCGCCGCCCACACGGGCATCCACCCCGTGATGTGCTCGATGGACGACGACGGCGTCGTCTGCGGGGAGCACCGGGTGTCGCTGGCCGAACTCGTCGCGCTGGCACGGGCGCGCGGCATCCGCTTCACCGCCGCCCGCAAGGCCTACGGATCGCCCCGGAGCGCCGTCTCCAACGCGCACGGGTTCCGGATCGCGGTCCACCGGGTGACCGGTGAGATCCGCGTCCTCCACAGCGTCCAGGCGGCCGACGCCGGCGTCGTCATCAACCCCGCCCAGGTACGGGGACAGGTGGAGGGCGCCGTCGCCCAGGGAATCGGCTTCGTCCTGACCGAGAACCACCGGCTCGACGCGAACGGCGCCGTGGTCAACCCGAACCTGCGCAACTACCGCATCCCCACCTTCGCCGACGTCCCGCGCACCGAAGTGCTCCTGGTGGGCTCGGCGGACTCCGTCGGGCCGATGCGGGCGAAGGGCATGGCGGAGTGCAGCATCAACCCGGTGGCCCCCGCCCTGGCGAACGCGCTCCAGGACGCCACGGGAATCCGCTACCGGTCGCTGCCGCTGACACCGGAACGGATCTACGACCGGATCGGCGAGAAGCGGTCGCACTCGAAGGCCTGA
- a CDS encoding FAD binding domain-containing protein, whose product MDLNTITEVVRRPSDRPGADWREGDAWLAGGTWLFSVEQPDLRRLVDLTTLRWDPLVPTDKGLEIGATCTIREFYAFRPPADWTAGPLFGTACEAFLSSFKVWNAATVGGNVCMSLPAGPMITLTVALEARYELWAPDGTTRTVDALDFVTGNHQNVLAPGEILRRIEIPVHALRKRAVHRRFTLTRLGRSTAFLVGTRTPEHNDLLLTVTAGTTRPVRMVFDTMPDPPTLQQSIDVIPADVWFDDPNGTPGYRRHLTKHFAEEIRRELASGSPT is encoded by the coding sequence GTGGACCTCAACACGATCACCGAAGTCGTCCGGCGACCCTCCGACCGGCCGGGCGCGGACTGGCGCGAGGGCGATGCCTGGCTCGCCGGCGGGACGTGGCTGTTCTCGGTGGAACAGCCGGACCTGCGCCGCCTGGTCGACCTGACCACCCTGCGGTGGGACCCCCTCGTCCCGACCGACAAGGGCCTCGAAATCGGTGCCACCTGCACCATCCGCGAGTTCTACGCCTTCCGGCCCCCGGCCGACTGGACCGCCGGCCCCCTGTTCGGAACGGCCTGCGAGGCGTTCCTGTCCTCGTTCAAGGTCTGGAACGCGGCCACCGTGGGCGGAAACGTCTGCATGTCGCTGCCGGCCGGCCCCATGATCACGCTGACGGTCGCACTGGAAGCGCGCTACGAACTGTGGGCCCCCGACGGGACGACGCGCACCGTCGACGCCCTCGACTTCGTGACCGGCAACCACCAGAACGTCCTCGCCCCCGGGGAGATCCTGCGACGCATCGAGATCCCGGTGCACGCCCTGCGCAAACGCGCCGTGCACCGCCGGTTCACCCTGACCCGACTCGGCCGCTCGACGGCGTTCCTCGTCGGCACCCGCACGCCCGAGCACAACGACCTGCTGCTCACCGTCACCGCCGGCACCACCAGACCCGTGCGCATGGTCTTCGACACCATGCCCGACCCCCCGACCCTGCAGCAGAGCATCGACGTCATCCCCGCCGACGTCTGGTTCGACGACCCCAACGGCACTCCCGGCTACCGCCGCCATCTGACGAAGCACTTCGCCGAGGAGATCCGCCGTGAACTCGCGTCCGGGAGCCCGACATGA
- a CDS encoding IS481 family transposase codes for MSHRNARLTVFGRRLLVERVVSGRPVAHVAAEMGISRATAHKWMRRWRTEGEAGLHDRSSRPRTTPHRTSAAIEARVCDLRRTRKLGPARIGPVLGLPASTVHRILTRHGLHRLAWIDRPTGTPIRRYERERPGELIHVDVKKLGRIPDGGGHRVLGRDAGRPIRGMGFDYVHSAVDDHSRLAYSEIHPDEKVATCAGFLTRAAAFFHTQGITRIERVLTDNAWAYRKGLAWKAVLADLGAAGRLTRAYRPQTNGKVERFNRTLLDEWAYLRPYTSNDERTAALADFLHTYNHHRCHTALDGKPPISRVNNPAGQYT; via the coding sequence GTGTCCCACCGTAATGCCCGGCTGACCGTCTTCGGTAGGCGCCTGCTGGTCGAACGAGTCGTATCGGGCCGCCCGGTCGCCCACGTGGCCGCCGAGATGGGCATCTCGCGGGCCACCGCCCACAAATGGATGCGCCGGTGGCGGACGGAAGGCGAGGCCGGACTGCACGACCGATCCAGCCGGCCACGCACGACACCGCACCGGACTTCGGCCGCCATCGAGGCGAGGGTCTGTGACCTGCGCCGGACCCGCAAACTGGGGCCCGCCCGCATCGGCCCGGTCCTGGGACTGCCCGCCTCGACCGTCCACCGCATTCTGACCCGGCATGGTCTGCACCGCCTGGCCTGGATCGACCGCCCGACCGGCACCCCGATCCGCCGCTACGAACGCGAGCGACCCGGCGAACTCATCCACGTCGACGTGAAGAAGCTCGGCCGGATCCCCGACGGCGGCGGCCACCGTGTCCTGGGCCGCGACGCGGGCCGACCCATCCGCGGCATGGGCTTCGACTACGTCCACTCCGCGGTCGACGACCACTCCCGCCTGGCCTACAGCGAGATCCACCCGGACGAGAAAGTCGCGACGTGCGCAGGCTTCCTCACACGCGCCGCCGCGTTCTTCCACACCCAGGGCATCACCCGCATCGAACGCGTTCTCACCGACAACGCGTGGGCCTACCGCAAAGGCCTGGCCTGGAAGGCCGTCCTGGCCGACCTCGGCGCTGCCGGAAGGCTCACCCGTGCCTACCGGCCTCAGACCAACGGCAAGGTCGAACGTTTCAACCGCACCCTCCTCGACGAGTGGGCCTACCTACGGCCCTACACCTCGAACGACGAGCGGACCGCGGCCCTGGCAGACTTCCTCCACACCTACAACCATCACCGCTGCCACACCGCACTCGACGGCAAGCCACCCATCAGCCGCGTGAACAACCCTGCGGGTCAATACACCTAG
- a CDS encoding ketopantoate reductase family protein, producing the protein MRYIIIGAGAVGATIGGRLAEAGGEVVLVARGAHAQALRAEGLRLTTADGTRVHRLPVVTGPDELGELRPDDVLLLSVKTQDAVAALDAWGDAEVAGGGTAAQRLPVLCAQNGVESERLALRRFARVYGVCVWLPATFLEPGVVSALCAPLTGVLHVGRAAGGTDTVSRAVTADLGKAGFGAPQTEDVMRWKYAKLLGNLGNAIQATTGPEPDPAKAALLLRAVREGKAAFVAAGIAYASDAEQALAREGKVDQPAGVRGGSSWQSLARGTGSVEADYLNGEISLLGRLHGVPTPVNDVLRHAANIFAREGLPPGAMSVEDLTALADEAAARA; encoded by the coding sequence ATGCGTTACATCATCATCGGCGCGGGCGCGGTCGGCGCCACCATCGGCGGACGGCTCGCGGAGGCGGGCGGCGAGGTCGTACTCGTCGCCCGCGGCGCACACGCGCAGGCCCTGCGGGCCGAGGGGCTGCGGCTCACGACGGCCGACGGGACCCGGGTGCACCGACTGCCCGTGGTCACCGGACCGGACGAACTGGGTGAACTGCGCCCCGACGACGTGCTGTTGCTGTCCGTGAAGACCCAGGACGCCGTCGCCGCGCTCGATGCGTGGGGCGACGCGGAGGTCGCGGGCGGTGGTACGGCCGCGCAGCGGCTCCCGGTGCTGTGCGCGCAGAACGGAGTGGAGAGCGAGCGGCTGGCGCTACGGCGCTTCGCGCGCGTGTACGGGGTGTGCGTATGGCTGCCCGCCACCTTCCTGGAACCGGGCGTGGTCTCGGCGCTGTGCGCGCCGCTGACCGGAGTCCTGCACGTGGGCCGGGCGGCGGGCGGCACCGACACCGTGTCCCGGGCCGTCACCGCGGACCTCGGCAAGGCCGGCTTCGGGGCGCCGCAGACCGAGGACGTGATGCGGTGGAAGTACGCGAAGCTGCTCGGGAACCTGGGCAATGCGATCCAGGCGACGACCGGACCGGAACCCGACCCGGCGAAGGCGGCGCTGCTCCTGAGGGCCGTCCGCGAGGGCAAGGCCGCCTTCGTCGCGGCGGGCATCGCCTACGCCTCGGACGCCGAGCAGGCGCTGGCGCGCGAGGGCAAGGTGGACCAGCCGGCAGGGGTGCGGGGCGGCTCGTCGTGGCAGAGCCTGGCGCGGGGTACGGGATCGGTGGAGGCGGACTACCTCAACGGGGAGATCTCCCTGTTGGGCCGGCTGCACGGGGTGCCGACCCCGGTCAACGACGTCCTGCGGCACGCGGCGAACATCTTCGCCCGGGAGGGCCTGCCGCCGGGCGCGATGTCCGTGGAGGACCTGACCGCACTCGCGGACGAGGCGGCGGCCCGGGCCTAG
- a CDS encoding nuclear transport factor 2 family protein yields MSTDAEGVAEAVTREMELMGPGVRTSRVLTDRLLDPEFVEVGASGRRWDREAMLAALPDLEGGAEDGPQYEPAGMTGVELAPGVVHLTYETVIDGRRARRSSIWRKADDGTGWRMYYHQATPVPGG; encoded by the coding sequence ATGAGTACCGACGCAGAGGGCGTGGCCGAGGCGGTCACGCGCGAGATGGAGTTGATGGGCCCGGGCGTGCGGACGTCGAGGGTCCTGACGGACCGGCTCCTCGATCCGGAGTTCGTCGAGGTGGGCGCCTCGGGCCGCAGGTGGGACCGGGAGGCGATGCTCGCGGCGCTGCCGGACCTGGAGGGCGGCGCCGAGGACGGCCCGCAGTACGAGCCCGCCGGCATGACGGGGGTCGAACTGGCGCCGGGGGTGGTGCACCTCACGTACGAGACCGTGATCGACGGGCGCCGGGCGCGCAGGAGTTCGATCTGGCGGAAGGCGGACGACGGGACCGGATGGCGGATGTACTACCACCAGGCCACGCCGGTGCCGGGCGGGTAG
- a CDS encoding DUF1697 domain-containing protein yields MTKKATTKTATTTATKKYAVLLRGINVGGNKKVPMAELRALLEGLGHGDVATYLQSGNAVFSSAQQDPTALAREVEAAIEAHFGFRVACLVLDGAYLRAVAEACPFPAAELEGKQLHVTFCSEQPGPERFAALDGAAYLPEEYRIGERVLYLYAPDGLGRSKLAEALAKPAVVKGIDVTTRNWNTVAKLVELTGP; encoded by the coding sequence ATGACGAAGAAGGCGACGACGAAGACGGCCACGACGACGGCCACGAAGAAGTACGCGGTCCTGCTGCGCGGGATCAACGTCGGCGGGAACAAGAAGGTCCCGATGGCGGAGTTGCGCGCGCTGCTGGAGGGGCTCGGCCACGGCGACGTGGCGACGTACCTGCAGAGCGGCAACGCCGTCTTCAGCAGCGCGCAACAGGACCCGACGGCCCTCGCCCGGGAGGTGGAGGCGGCCATCGAGGCCCACTTCGGCTTCCGCGTGGCGTGCCTGGTGCTGGACGGCGCGTACCTGCGCGCCGTCGCCGAGGCCTGTCCGTTCCCGGCCGCGGAGCTGGAGGGCAAGCAGCTGCACGTCACCTTCTGTTCCGAACAGCCCGGCCCGGAGCGGTTCGCCGCGCTCGACGGGGCGGCGTACCTCCCCGAGGAGTACCGGATCGGCGAGCGCGTCCTCTACCTCTACGCTCCCGACGGCCTGGGGCGCTCCAAGCTCGCCGAGGCCCTCGCCAAGCCCGCCGTCGTCAAGGGCATCGACGTGACCACCCGCAACTGGAACACCGTCGCCAAGCTCGTGGAGCTGACCGGCCCCTGA
- the mgt gene encoding macrolide-inactivating glycosyltransferase has product MTTAKPAHIAMFSIAAHGHVNPSIEVIRELVARGHRVSYAVPASFAEKVAETGATPVVYTSTLPTDDEPEAWGTELIDHLELFLKDAVQALPQLAAAFEGDEPDLVLHDITSYPAPVLAHRWGVPAVSLSPNLVAWDGYEQEVAEPMFAELKASERGRAYYAAFAAWLTENGLGDDVDRFQGRPRRSIVLIPRALQPHADRVDGSAYTFVGACQGDRSATQGSWQRPPAAEGKKIVLVSLGSAFTKQPAFYRACIEAFADLPDWYLVLQIGAFTDEADLGPVPASVEVHRWVPQLDILHRADAFITHAGAGGSQEGLATATPMVAVPQAVDQFANADMLVSLGVARHVPMADADAATLREAVLHLVADPEVAARAEAVRAQMATEGGTRRAADLIEAELSEAGSKVRP; this is encoded by the coding sequence ATGACCACAGCGAAGCCCGCCCACATCGCCATGTTCTCCATCGCCGCCCACGGGCACGTGAACCCGAGCATCGAGGTGATCCGCGAACTCGTGGCGCGGGGCCACCGCGTCAGCTACGCCGTCCCCGCCTCCTTCGCCGAGAAGGTCGCGGAGACCGGCGCCACGCCCGTCGTCTACACCTCCACCCTCCCGACCGACGACGAGCCGGAGGCCTGGGGCACCGAGCTCATCGACCACCTGGAGCTGTTCCTGAAGGACGCCGTCCAGGCGCTCCCGCAGCTCGCCGCCGCCTTCGAGGGCGACGAGCCGGACCTCGTGCTCCACGACATCACCTCCTACCCGGCGCCCGTGCTCGCCCACCGCTGGGGCGTCCCCGCCGTCTCTCTCTCCCCGAACCTGGTCGCTTGGGACGGATACGAGCAGGAGGTGGCCGAGCCGATGTTCGCCGAGCTGAAGGCGTCCGAGCGCGGCCGGGCGTACTACGCGGCGTTCGCGGCCTGGCTCACCGAGAACGGCCTCGGCGACGACGTCGACCGCTTCCAGGGCCGCCCGCGCCGCAGCATCGTCCTCATCCCCCGGGCGCTCCAACCGCACGCCGACCGCGTCGACGGGTCCGCGTACACCTTCGTCGGCGCCTGCCAGGGCGACCGCAGCGCCACCCAGGGCTCCTGGCAGCGGCCCCCGGCCGCCGAGGGCAAGAAGATCGTGCTGGTCTCGCTCGGCTCCGCCTTCACCAAGCAGCCGGCCTTCTACCGCGCCTGCATCGAGGCCTTCGCGGACCTGCCCGACTGGTACCTCGTCCTCCAGATCGGCGCGTTCACCGACGAGGCCGACCTGGGCCCGGTCCCCGCAAGTGTCGAGGTCCACCGCTGGGTGCCCCAGCTGGACATCCTGCACCGGGCCGACGCCTTCATCACCCACGCGGGGGCCGGCGGCAGTCAGGAGGGGCTCGCCACCGCCACCCCGATGGTCGCCGTCCCGCAGGCCGTCGACCAGTTCGCCAACGCCGACATGCTGGTCTCCCTCGGCGTGGCCCGCCACGTCCCGATGGCGGACGCCGACGCCGCGACCCTGCGCGAGGCGGTCCTGCACCTGGTCGCCGACCCCGAGGTCGCCGCCCGCGCGGAGGCCGTCCGCGCACAGATGGCGACCGAAGGCGGCACACGACGGGCGGCCGACCTCATCGAGGCCGAATTGTCGGAGGCGGGTTCTAAGGTGCGCCCATGA
- a CDS encoding FUSC family protein yields the protein MCAEHDGRADRGPSVVTRRALRTTLSACASFFVCLYALDRPVAATYALFAAVSMAALSHIPGTGRQRAAVMVRATPTAWVLLTLGTFLAIRTWSAVVGMLLIGFFLAFVAAAGPRAAGAAPGLQLLYILPCFPPYAPGTLGERLLGATFGLLLLVLAEVFVLPEEPGPTYRRLAVGVCDTAARCVAELGRAPYALSAASAEAARAAGESLRPFRTDEADRPAGPGLRDRALSHAGLAARTLLARLVNLPPPPPPPVPMAQEPEILPAVGRAVSESGALLDGRADATEAADALRRLREQAAASAAREAPATAARGRRRAALLEVMDAAVALATATELAVRGRRARVPEDVDSGRFWYAGQRAPRLWWHRLAGHAGPRSVYFQNAVRISLALAAARTIAGVDSLPHGFWAMLAVLSLTRTTAAQTRATVRVAITGTMLGALVTGLLLALIGSHTTVYAIALPFVMFTAFRVGPVRGVGWAQGLFTLTVAFVFAQLAPVTWQLAEVRILDVIIGSLIGVVFGVLAWPRGAQRELHRAVALLLATEAETVERTTAAVVEGGPGHVPDDRPLQHALTMAESAFAQHQNEPRTSENPRTDWHAAMMSGHHVLWGSRRLFVRGGPAVGPANSVRLDGRAAGVATRMREAAERVGAAPAEAANPLGEPPSGRSAADEPPGVSSPRFFAALAWLDSLNVDVDRMTGSDHPSGPTGPNGASSAAGSAGGGAAGGGPS from the coding sequence ATGTGCGCCGAACACGACGGACGCGCCGACCGGGGCCCCTCGGTCGTGACGCGGCGCGCCCTGCGCACCACCCTCTCCGCGTGCGCCTCGTTCTTCGTCTGCCTGTACGCACTGGACCGGCCGGTGGCCGCCACGTACGCGCTGTTCGCCGCGGTGTCGATGGCGGCGCTCTCCCACATCCCCGGCACCGGACGCCAGCGGGCGGCCGTCATGGTCAGGGCGACGCCCACGGCCTGGGTGCTGCTGACGCTCGGCACCTTCCTCGCGATCCGGACCTGGAGCGCCGTCGTCGGGATGCTCCTGATCGGCTTCTTCCTGGCCTTCGTGGCGGCGGCCGGGCCCCGCGCGGCGGGCGCCGCGCCCGGATTGCAGTTGCTCTACATCCTGCCGTGCTTCCCGCCCTACGCCCCCGGCACCCTGGGCGAACGGCTCCTGGGGGCCACCTTCGGTCTCCTGCTGCTGGTCCTCGCCGAGGTCTTCGTGCTGCCCGAGGAGCCCGGGCCCACCTACCGCCGGCTGGCCGTCGGTGTGTGCGACACCGCCGCCCGCTGCGTCGCCGAGCTGGGCCGCGCCCCGTACGCGCTGTCCGCCGCCTCGGCGGAGGCGGCCCGGGCGGCCGGCGAGTCGTTGCGGCCCTTCCGGACCGACGAGGCGGACCGCCCCGCCGGGCCGGGCCTGCGGGACCGCGCCCTGTCCCACGCGGGCCTGGCCGCCCGCACGCTCCTCGCCCGCCTCGTGAACCTTCCCCCGCCACCGCCGCCCCCGGTGCCGATGGCGCAGGAGCCCGAGATACTGCCCGCGGTCGGCCGGGCCGTCAGCGAGAGCGGCGCCCTGCTGGACGGCCGCGCCGATGCGACCGAAGCGGCCGACGCCCTGCGGCGCCTCCGGGAGCAGGCCGCCGCGTCGGCCGCGCGGGAGGCACCCGCGACCGCCGCGCGGGGGCGGCGCCGGGCGGCGCTGCTGGAGGTGATGGACGCGGCCGTGGCCCTGGCGACGGCGACCGAGCTGGCGGTGCGGGGCCGGCGCGCGCGGGTGCCCGAGGACGTCGATTCGGGCCGGTTCTGGTACGCGGGCCAGCGCGCGCCGCGCCTGTGGTGGCACCGGCTGGCGGGACACGCCGGGCCGCGCTCGGTGTACTTCCAGAACGCCGTCCGGATCAGCCTCGCGCTGGCGGCCGCCCGCACGATCGCGGGCGTGGACTCGCTGCCCCACGGCTTCTGGGCGATGCTCGCCGTCCTGAGCCTGACCCGGACCACCGCCGCCCAGACGCGGGCGACCGTACGCGTGGCGATCACCGGCACCATGCTCGGCGCCCTGGTCACCGGGCTGCTGCTGGCCCTGATCGGCAGCCACACCACCGTCTACGCCATCGCGCTGCCGTTCGTGATGTTCACCGCGTTCCGGGTGGGGCCGGTCCGGGGCGTGGGCTGGGCCCAGGGCCTGTTCACCCTCACGGTGGCCTTCGTCTTCGCCCAGCTGGCGCCCGTGACCTGGCAGCTGGCCGAGGTCAGGATCCTGGACGTGATCATCGGCAGCCTGATCGGTGTGGTGTTCGGGGTGCTCGCCTGGCCGCGGGGGGCGCAGCGGGAGCTGCACCGGGCGGTCGCCCTGCTGCTGGCGACGGAGGCCGAGACGGTCGAGCGCACCACGGCGGCCGTGGTGGAGGGCGGGCCCGGACACGTTCCCGACGACCGGCCGCTCCAGCACGCGCTGACGATGGCGGAGTCCGCGTTCGCACAGCACCAGAACGAGCCCCGGACGTCCGAGAACCCCAGGACGGACTGGCACGCGGCCATGATGTCGGGCCACCACGTGCTGTGGGGCTCGCGCCGGCTGTTCGTCCGCGGAGGTCCGGCGGTGGGACCGGCGAACAGCGTCCGGTTGGACGGCCGGGCGGCCGGGGTGGCCACGCGGATGCGGGAGGCGGCCGAGCGGGTGGGGGCGGCTCCGGCGGAGGCCGCGAATCCGCTGGGCGAGCCACCGTCCGGCCGGTCCGCTGCGGACGAGCCGCCGGGGGTTTCCTCACCGCGCTTCTTCGCCGCGCTGGCTTGGCTGGACTCGCTGAACGTCGACGTCGACCGCATGACGGGATCGGACCACCCGTCCGGCCCCACGGGGCCGAACGGGGCGTCGAGTGCGGCCGGGTCGGCCGGTGGTGGGGCCGCGGGTGGCGGGCCGTCATGA
- a CDS encoding phosphotransferase enzyme family protein: MDEAGARNVLVAAGLTGGAPGEAVLLALGENAVFAVGDLVVKVGREAALLERAERELAVSGWFAASGIPAVRAAEPKPRLVDGHPLTLWHRLPDAVRPAGPGDLAALLRLVHALPEPPFALPARNLLDGVERWLRLAGGAVDPADAAYLRARRDAYAGELAALTPRLPPGPVHGDALPRNVHVGPDGPALVDLETVSADLREHDLVVMALSRDRYDLPAEEYEAFVTAYGWDVRDWEGCAVLRGARETASCAWVAQHAPTNPRARAEFRRRVVSLRDGDRESQWRSF, from the coding sequence ATGGACGAGGCAGGGGCGAGGAACGTACTGGTGGCAGCGGGCCTGACCGGGGGCGCGCCCGGGGAGGCCGTCCTCCTCGCGCTCGGCGAGAACGCGGTCTTCGCCGTCGGCGACCTGGTGGTGAAGGTGGGCCGGGAGGCTGCGCTGCTGGAGCGGGCCGAGCGGGAACTCGCGGTGTCCGGCTGGTTCGCCGCGTCCGGGATCCCGGCGGTCCGCGCGGCCGAGCCGAAGCCGCGGCTGGTGGACGGGCACCCGCTGACCCTGTGGCACCGGCTCCCGGACGCGGTGCGGCCCGCGGGGCCCGGGGACCTGGCGGCGCTGTTGCGCCTGGTGCACGCCCTGCCCGAGCCGCCGTTCGCCCTGCCCGCGCGGAACCTGCTGGACGGGGTCGAGCGCTGGCTGCGGCTGGCGGGGGGCGCCGTCGACCCGGCCGACGCGGCCTATCTGCGGGCCCGCCGGGACGCCTACGCCGGTGAGCTTGCGGCCCTGACGCCGCGGCTGCCCCCGGGCCCGGTCCACGGCGACGCCCTGCCCCGCAACGTCCACGTGGGCCCCGACGGCCCGGCCCTGGTCGATCTGGAGACCGTGTCGGCCGATCTGCGCGAGCACGACCTGGTGGTGATGGCGCTCTCCCGCGACCGGTACGACCTGCCCGCCGAGGAGTACGAGGCCTTCGTGACGGCGTACGGCTGGGACGTCCGCGACTGGGAGGGCTGCGCGGTCCTGCGCGGCGCCCGTGAAACCGCCAGCTGCGCCTGGGTCGCCCAGCACGCCCCGACCAACCCGAGGGCCCGGGCCGAGTTCCGCCGCCGCGTGGTCTCCCTCAGGGACGGCGACCGGGAATCGCAGTGGCGTTCCTTCTAG